The sequence CCGGCTGCGCAGCCAGCGGCGGAAGTGGCCCGCCGTCTCGTCGCACCAGCAGTGCGTGCAGTACTCGTTGTTGATGTGCCACACGGTGAGCGCGGGGTGCTGCGCGTACCGGGCGGCGAGATCCTCGGTGAGCGCGGCGGCATAGCGGCGGTACACGGGTGAGCTGGCGCAGAACTGCTGCCGCGAGCCGTACCAGACCACCGACCCGTCCTCCGCGCGCGGCAGGGTCTCCGGGTGCCGGGCGCCCATCCAGGGCGGCGGGGACGCGGTCGGGGTGGCGAGCACGACGCCGATGCCGTGCGCGTGCATCAGGTCCATCAGCCGGTCCAGCCAGCCGAACTCCCGCGCCCCCGGGCGGGGTTCGATCTTCGCCCAGGAGAAGACGCCGAGGGTGACCGAGTTGACGCCGGCCTCCTTCATCAGCCGGACGTCGTCCTCCCACACCTCCTCGGGCCACTGCTCGGGGTTGTAGTCGCCTCCGAAGAGGATGCGGCCACGTGCCGCGTCGCGCAGGGACGGCATGATGTCTCCCGTTCCTTACTGGGGGTCTGCGTACTGGATGCCGCGGCCGTTGGTGCCGAGGTAGACGCGGCCATGGACGCGGGGGTCACCGGTGATCACTTCGCCGGTCCAGCCCCACTGGTGGGAGTCGTCGTTGACGCGCACCCAGCTGCGGCCCGCGTCGTCGGAGCGCAGCACCGCCACACCGTCGTACGCCGCCGAGACCCGCCCGGTCTGGAAGACGGCCGGATAGCCCGCCCCGGCCCCGCGGCCCCGCACCGGCGCGGCCCTGCCGAAGCCCAGCGCGTGCGAGGCCTGGCAGCCGGGCACGGCCGTGAAGGTGAGCCCGCCGTCCGTGGACCGGAACAGGCCGTTGTCCTTCGCGGACAGCCACAGGTCACCGCTGCGGCCGGGCGCCGCCGCCACCTTGAACTGCGCGTCCCCGGAGGGGAGTCCGGTTGCGCCCCGGGTGAAGGTCGCGCCCCCGTCCCGGGAGAGGTGCACGGCACCCGTATCGGTGTCGTACACGTAGAAACGCCGCGGGTCGACCGGGTCCGCGACCGGGGTGCCTCCCTTGGGGAAGGACGCCACCTCGGCCCAGCTCGCACCGCCGTCGGCGGACCGGTGGGCGGGGTACTTGGTGCCGTCCCAGTGGATGAACGACCACAGCAGGGTCGCACCGTCCGCCGAGACCGCGATCGGTCCCGGGGCGGAGGGCGCGATCGCGGGCTGGGCGGCGAACGGCTGCCAGCTCCGGCCGCCGTCGCGGGAGAAGGCCCCGGCCGCGTCGGAGCCGGACGGCCAGCCCGTGCGCACCACGTACGAGGGCTTCAGCGCGGCGAGGGCGAGGCCGGTGGCGGTGCCGGACACCGGGGAGGAGGCCATGCCCCGGGACGGGGACGAGGTCAGCGAGTCGTGGTACATCACCCCGATGTCGCCGAGGCCGCTCAGGAGCCGGGCGCCGTCCCGGCCGGGCGGGGCGACGAGGAAGCGCACCGAGGACTCCTCCAGGCCCCGGATCTCCGGCGCCCAGTGGACGAGGTCCCGCGTCCCGAAGACCGTCGCGCCGGTCCCGTACACGATGTGGTGCGAGTCGAACGGGTCGACGGCGACGGCCTGGATCCACCAGCCGAACTTGGCCGCGTCCCCGCCCCAGCGCAGATACGGGGTCTCCGAGACGTCCACCACGGCGGTGTCCTTGAGCGAGACCCAGCTCGCGCCGCCGTCGGTGGACCGGAACACCGTGTCGATCTGCCCCCACCGGTTGTTGGTGGTGACGACGAGCGTGCCGGTGCGGCGCGCGTCGACGGCCACCCCGCCGTAGCCGAAGCCGTCACCGGCGGCGGCGTCGGGCGCCACCGGGGTGACCTCGCTCCAGGCCCCCGTCACGGTGTCGAGCCGGTGCACCGAGCCGTCGGACTGCCCGTTGGGCCCCGGGGCGTCGGCGTAGGTGACGTACAGCGCCCGCCCCCGGGCGTCGTACGCGGCCCGCACCGGCACCTTCACCGACGCGCTCCCGGACGGCTGTCCGGGCACCGCCTCCCAGCCGCCCCTGCCGTCCGTACGGTAGAGCGCGCTGCCGCCGTCGCCCCAGCCCGCGTACACCGCGCGGCCCGCCGCGACCAGGAACATCACGCCCTGGCCGGTCTCCGACGGGGCGGCCGGGAAAGCGGCCGGCGCCCAGGTCGCGCCCCGGTCCGTGGAGCGCAGCAGCCCGTCGTGCCGGGTGCCCAGCCAGAGCGTCCCGCTGTCCCGGGGATCCACCAGCAGCCGTTCACCGGCGCCGCGCCCGTCCTCGTTCGCACCGAGCCGCACGGTCAGGTCGGCCCGCTTCCAGGTCGCGCCCCGGTCGTCGGAGCGCAGCACCGCTCCGGGGGACGCCCAGGACTGCGCGTACGTGCCGCAGGCCAGGTACAGGCGGTCCGGGTGGGACGGGTCGACGGCCATCGCCTCGATGCCGAGGAGGTTCCAGTCGTCCCAGCCGATGTGGTCGGTGAGCGGGGTCCAGCGGGCCCGCGCCGCGTCCCAGCGGTAGGCGCCGCCGATGTCGGTACGGGCGTAGGCCAGGCCCTTCACCGACGGGTGGAACAGCAGGCCGGTGACGAACCCGGTGCCGCCGATCGCGGCCGTCCGCCAGCGGTGCGGCCGGTGCCGGCCGTCGGGGCGGTGGTCCCGGGCTACCGCGGTGCCCGCGGCCGGGAGGGCGGTGGCAGCGGCGGCGACGGCCGCCGTGGCGAGCACGGTTCTGCGACGGGGCGTGGGCGCGGACGAAGCGCGCATGGCGAACACCTTCCGGACAGGGGGAGAGGGGGAGGAACGGCGCCGGGTCAGCCCTTCACGGCGCCGGTGAGCATGCCCTTCTGGAAGTGCTTCTGGACGAACGGCGACAGCACCGCGACCGGGATCAGCGCGAGGATCATGACGGCCATCTGCACGGCGAGGCTGTTGATCTGCCCGTTGCTGACGGCCGCGCCCATCGCCCCCGGCGGCACCTGGTGCTGGAGGACCAGCTGACGCAGGATCATCTGGAGCGGGTACTTGTCGCTGTCCTGGATGTAGAGCATCGCGTTGAACCACTGGCTCCAGTAGCCGACCGCGTAGAACAGCGAGATCACCGCGATCACCGCACGCGACAGCGGCATGATGATCTGGAGCAGGATGCGCCACTCGCCGGCCCCGTCGATGCGGGCCGCGTCGATGAGTTCGGGCGCGGTGTCCATGAAGAAGCCGCGCAGGACGAGCACGTTGAACACGCTGATCGCGCTGGGCAGGATCATCGACCAGTAGCTGTCGCTCAGCCCGATCCCGGTGACGAGCAGATACGTCGGGATGAGACCGGCGCCGAAGAACATGGTCGCCATCAGCGTCATCAGCAGCGGCCGGTGCGCGTACGAGTCGCGGCGGCTGAGCCCGTACGCGCAGAGGATCGAGACGATCATGCTGACGGCCGTACCGACGACGGTGAGGCCGACGCTGACGGCGGCCGCACGGGTCACCGCGCCCCCGCTCAGCAGCTCCTTGTACGCCACGAACGTGATGTGCCGGGGCCAGACGACCAGGCCGCCGGCGTCGTTGATGGTCTTGGTGTCGGAGAGGCTGGTCACCAGCACCACCCAGATCGGGATGATGACGACCGCGCAGATCGCGATCAGCCCGAAGCCCTTGAAGGCGAGTCCCGCCTTCGTCGGCTCCTCCTCCCACACCGGGCGCGGTTCGACGCGCAGGGCGCGCTGGAGGCGTGTCTCCGTGCGGGCGGCCGGGTCCGTCCTCTGGTCCAGGAGAGTTGTCATTTCTTGGAGTACACCCCCTGCTCGCCCAGCATGTGGGCGACCTTGTTGGCACCCAGCACCATGGCGACGCTGAACAGCCCCTTGAAGATGCCGGCGGCGGCCGCGTAGCCGAAGTCGCCGGTCTTGATGCCTGTCCACCAGATGTAGGTGTCCAGGATTTCCGAGGCCCCCGCGCCGACCTGGTCGCGCTGGAGCAGGATCTGCTCGAAGTCGAGGTTGAGCGCGCTGCCCACCCGCAGGACGAGCAGCAGGGCGATGACCGGGCGCAGCGCGGGCAGCGTGACGTGCCACATGCGGCGCCAGCGGCCGGCCCCGTCGACGGCGGCGGCCTCGTACAGATCGGTGTTGACGGCGGCGAGCGCGGCCAGGAAGACGATGACGCCCCAGCCGGCGTCCTTCCACACGGCCTGCGCGCTGACCAGGAACTTGAAGAAGCCCGGGTCGGTCATCAGGTCGAAGCCCTCGTGGCCGTGCTCGCGCAGCCACTGGGCGACCAGTCCGGCGCCGCCGAACATCTGCTGGAAGACGGTGACGACCAGCACCCAGGAGAAGAAGTGCGGCAGGTAGACGACCGCCTGCACCCAGGCCCGCACCCGCGCGCTCATGATGGTGTTGAGCAGGAGCGCGACGGCGATGGGGATGGGGAAGAACAGGACGAGCTGGGTCACGAAGATGACCAGCGTGTTCACGAGGACTTCCCAGAAGCGGTAGTCCTCGAAGATCCGGGTGAAGTTGTCGAACCCGACGAACGGGCTGCCCGTGATGCCCAGGTCGTAGACGTCGTAGTCCTGGAAGGCCACGATGTTCCCGAGCAGCGGGATGTAGTTGAAGATCAGCAGCAGCGCGATGGCCGGCAGCGTCATCAGGATCAGCGTGCGGTCGCGCCGCAGCCGCTGACGCCAGGTGATGCCGCCCGCTTGGGGACCGCCCTGCTCCTTGCGGGGTCTGGGGACGCGGCCCGCCCGGGACCTGCCCGCGCTCCTCGTCTCCCCGCCGTCACCGTCCCCGGTGCCGCTCCCGCCGGCCGGGGCGCTCGCCCCGTCGGCGGTGCGGTCCGGGTCGGCCGCGACCGTGGCCCGTGCCTTCACCGTGTGCTCCCCATGTCGTGCTCCTGACCCCGGCCGCCGGGCTGTGTGTGCCCGGCGGCCCCTTCCTTCTCGTACGTACGTGTGGTGTGCCGCGTACGCGTCAGTTGCCGGAGCCGTTCTTGTCGAGAATGTCCTGGTACCAGTCGCGCAGCTTGTCGCCGCCGCTCTTCTTCCAGGTGTTCACCGCGTCGTCGATGTCGCTGACCTTCTTGCGGCCGCGGCGGATGTCCTTCTGGAGGTCGTCGAACGGGGTGTAGAGCGAGGCGTAGCGCTGCGGCTCGACGACCTGCATGCCGAAGAAGAGGGGCTTCTTGATGTGCGGGGCCTGGCGCGCCATCCAGCCGGCGTAGTCCTTGGCCAGCTGCGGCTGGTCGGGGTAGGCGATGGAGGTGGGCGGCGAGGCGACGAACAGGAACGTGGAGGGCTGGGCCTCCTCGACACCCTGCGGGGTGTACGTGGGGGAGCCGTCCTTGATCGTGTAGTGGGTGCCCTTGACGCCGTAGTTGGTGAGCATGAACTCCTCGGTGCCGAACGGCGCCGCGGCGTAGTCGGCTATCGCGAGGAACTCCTCGATCTTCTCCTTGGACAGCTTCTTGCTGAGGAAGGTGAAGATGCCCGCCGGGTCGTCCTGCCACAGCAGCGGCTCGCCGCCGTCGTGGCTGAAGAAGTCCAGCGCCTGCATGTCGAACTTCGGGTTGGCGGAGGCCTGTTCGGTGACCATGCCCTTCCAGCCGCCGGTGCCGTCGTTGTACATGACGACATGGCCGCTGGTGAAGCGGATCTTGGCGTCGGCGTCCTTGTTGGCCTCGGCGTCGGGGTGGACGTAACCGCCGTCGTGGAGCTTGCGGGCGAAGGCCAGCGCCTCGCGGTACTCCTTCGTCTCGATCTTGTGGACCAGCTTGCCGTTCTCCAGCTGCCAGTAGTGCGGCGCGTCCGGGAGCAGGCCGAAGATCTTCTGGATACAGGTCCACAGGTCGTCGAAGGCCCAGACCTTCTTCTTGGGCGCCGTGTACTCCTTGCCGAAGGCCAGCAGGTCGTCCGCGCTCGCCGGGACGGCGCCGGAGCCGATCAGGTCCTTGCGGTAGAAGATCGCGTTGCCGATGACCGGCGTCGGCATGGGCAGCCCGCGCAGCTTGCCGCCGAAGACCGAGTACTGCCAGGCGCCGGTCGGGATGTTGGCCAGGTTGGGGTACTTCTTGACGGCGTCGCCCGCCAGATACGGGGAGAGGTCGGCGAACTTGGCGGTGATGGCGTTGCGGATCTGCCCCTGCATGTTCCAGCCGGGGATCGTCATGACGTCCGGGATGTCCGAGCCGGCGAGGACCGCGCCGATCTTGTCCTGGTAGGTGTTGCCGT is a genomic window of Streptomyces sp. NBC_00708 containing:
- a CDS encoding 1,4-beta-glucanase, which translates into the protein MRASSAPTPRRRTVLATAAVAAAATALPAAGTAVARDHRPDGRHRPHRWRTAAIGGTGFVTGLLFHPSVKGLAYARTDIGGAYRWDAARARWTPLTDHIGWDDWNLLGIEAMAVDPSHPDRLYLACGTYAQSWASPGAVLRSDDRGATWKRADLTVRLGANEDGRGAGERLLVDPRDSGTLWLGTRHDGLLRSTDRGATWAPAAFPAAPSETGQGVMFLVAAGRAVYAGWGDGGSALYRTDGRGGWEAVPGQPSGSASVKVPVRAAYDARGRALYVTYADAPGPNGQSDGSVHRLDTVTGAWSEVTPVAPDAAAGDGFGYGGVAVDARRTGTLVVTTNNRWGQIDTVFRSTDGGASWVSLKDTAVVDVSETPYLRWGGDAAKFGWWIQAVAVDPFDSHHIVYGTGATVFGTRDLVHWAPEIRGLEESSVRFLVAPPGRDGARLLSGLGDIGVMYHDSLTSSPSRGMASSPVSGTATGLALAALKPSYVVRTGWPSGSDAAGAFSRDGGRSWQPFAAQPAIAPSAPGPIAVSADGATLLWSFIHWDGTKYPAHRSADGGASWAEVASFPKGGTPVADPVDPRRFYVYDTDTGAVHLSRDGGATFTRGATGLPSGDAQFKVAAAPGRSGDLWLSAKDNGLFRSTDGGLTFTAVPGCQASHALGFGRAAPVRGRGAGAGYPAVFQTGRVSAAYDGVAVLRSDDAGRSWVRVNDDSHQWGWTGEVITGDPRVHGRVYLGTNGRGIQYADPQ
- a CDS encoding carbohydrate ABC transporter permease, translating into MTTLLDQRTDPAARTETRLQRALRVEPRPVWEEEPTKAGLAFKGFGLIAICAVVIIPIWVVLVTSLSDTKTINDAGGLVVWPRHITFVAYKELLSGGAVTRAAAVSVGLTVVGTAVSMIVSILCAYGLSRRDSYAHRPLLMTLMATMFFGAGLIPTYLLVTGIGLSDSYWSMILPSAISVFNVLVLRGFFMDTAPELIDAARIDGAGEWRILLQIIMPLSRAVIAVISLFYAVGYWSQWFNAMLYIQDSDKYPLQMILRQLVLQHQVPPGAMGAAVSNGQINSLAVQMAVMILALIPVAVLSPFVQKHFQKGMLTGAVKG
- a CDS encoding ABC transporter permease subunit codes for the protein MKARATVAADPDRTADGASAPAGGSGTGDGDGGETRSAGRSRAGRVPRPRKEQGGPQAGGITWRQRLRRDRTLILMTLPAIALLLIFNYIPLLGNIVAFQDYDVYDLGITGSPFVGFDNFTRIFEDYRFWEVLVNTLVIFVTQLVLFFPIPIAVALLLNTIMSARVRAWVQAVVYLPHFFSWVLVVTVFQQMFGGAGLVAQWLREHGHEGFDLMTDPGFFKFLVSAQAVWKDAGWGVIVFLAALAAVNTDLYEAAAVDGAGRWRRMWHVTLPALRPVIALLLVLRVGSALNLDFEQILLQRDQVGAGASEILDTYIWWTGIKTGDFGYAAAAGIFKGLFSVAMVLGANKVAHMLGEQGVYSKK
- a CDS encoding extracellular solute-binding protein encodes the protein MTPNSSPSTTAPSRRSFLATGAVAAVAVAGGVPLLAACGGSGSGAGSKEGTTTGKALKKVVPSYAPLNLVQPDVPGVNGSSPGFTKLPDPLVVSVKSVPGKGSEFRVMTPLWGTVPKKNNPYYSAVNKAVGAKLNFDPQDGNTYQDKIGAVLAGSDIPDVMTIPGWNMQGQIRNAITAKFADLSPYLAGDAVKKYPNLANIPTGAWQYSVFGGKLRGLPMPTPVIGNAIFYRKDLIGSGAVPASADDLLAFGKEYTAPKKKVWAFDDLWTCIQKIFGLLPDAPHYWQLENGKLVHKIETKEYREALAFARKLHDGGYVHPDAEANKDADAKIRFTSGHVVMYNDGTGGWKGMVTEQASANPKFDMQALDFFSHDGGEPLLWQDDPAGIFTFLSKKLSKEKIEEFLAIADYAAAPFGTEEFMLTNYGVKGTHYTIKDGSPTYTPQGVEEAQPSTFLFVASPPTSIAYPDQPQLAKDYAGWMARQAPHIKKPLFFGMQVVEPQRYASLYTPFDDLQKDIRRGRKKVSDIDDAVNTWKKSGGDKLRDWYQDILDKNGSGN